A genomic segment from Sorangium aterium encodes:
- a CDS encoding ABC transporter ATP-binding protein — MAPHPGRLTAAPPTVRIRGLVRRFGARVVLDGIDLTIERGEFVALLGRSGSGKSTLLRAIAELDDEVTGSGELHVPDNRAVVFQDTRLLPWARVLDNVILGLDVPQARERGLDALAEVGLAGRERAWPVELSGGEQQRVALARSLVRDPELVLADEPFGALDALTRGRMHDLLRELCARHRPAVLLVTHDVDEAIALADRVLVLEGGRIAEERRIDLPAPRPLRDPRFLAHRESLLSALGVAAGAAAAGDPDSNPELERSSP; from the coding sequence ATGGCGCCGCATCCTGGCCGGCTGACGGCGGCACCGCCCACGGTGCGGATCCGCGGTCTGGTCCGCCGCTTCGGCGCCCGCGTGGTGCTCGACGGGATCGACCTCACGATCGAGCGGGGCGAGTTCGTCGCGCTGCTCGGCCGCAGCGGATCGGGCAAGAGCACGCTGCTGCGGGCGATCGCCGAGCTGGACGACGAGGTGACCGGCTCGGGCGAGCTGCACGTGCCGGACAACCGGGCGGTCGTGTTCCAGGACACGCGGCTCCTGCCGTGGGCGCGGGTGCTCGACAACGTGATCCTGGGGCTCGATGTGCCGCAGGCCCGGGAGCGCGGCCTGGACGCGCTCGCGGAGGTGGGGCTCGCCGGGCGGGAGCGCGCGTGGCCGGTCGAGCTGTCCGGCGGCGAGCAGCAGCGGGTGGCGCTGGCGCGGTCGCTGGTGCGCGATCCGGAGCTCGTGCTGGCCGACGAGCCGTTCGGCGCGCTCGACGCGCTGACCCGCGGGCGCATGCACGACCTCCTGCGCGAGCTGTGCGCGCGGCACCGGCCGGCCGTGCTGCTGGTCACCCACGACGTCGACGAGGCGATCGCGCTCGCCGATCGGGTGCTGGTGCTCGAAGGCGGCCGCATCGCCGAGGAGCGGCGGATCGATCTGCCGGCGCCGCGCCCGCTGCGCGATCCGCGGTTCCTCGCCCACCGCGAGTCGCTGCTCTCGGCGCTGGGCGTCGCGGCGGGCGCGGCCGCTGCCGGAGATCCTGACTCGAACCCTGAACTGGAACGGAGTTCCCCGTGA
- a CDS encoding lamin tail domain-containing protein, with protein sequence MAQFRYAALCIAALCAGGCGSSDEPGDTGTGGAGGTGATTTSQSSSSASQSSSSAGGGGQGGTGGGTATTTVVVNEISAKGGDWIELGNPGPGSADLGGLGLCDSDDSGQCNTADALRFPEGTQLAPGAYLLILGDQLPEDGPGPHTACLPDGGPSSCFYATWKVSASRGETVYLISQSDQVLAQFEYPMEAAADGQTWGRLPDLTGEGAVTAPTPGAENAAP encoded by the coding sequence ATGGCACAATTTCGATACGCCGCGCTCTGCATCGCTGCCCTCTGCGCGGGAGGCTGCGGTTCGAGCGACGAGCCCGGGGACACGGGCACGGGGGGCGCGGGCGGCACGGGCGCGACCACCACGTCCCAGAGCTCGAGCAGCGCGTCCCAGAGCTCGAGCAGCGCGGGCGGCGGCGGCCAAGGGGGGACGGGCGGCGGGACCGCGACGACGACCGTCGTCGTGAACGAGATCTCGGCCAAGGGCGGCGACTGGATCGAGCTCGGCAACCCGGGCCCAGGCTCGGCCGACCTCGGCGGGCTCGGCCTGTGCGACTCCGACGACAGCGGGCAGTGCAACACGGCCGACGCGCTCAGGTTCCCCGAAGGCACGCAGCTCGCCCCGGGCGCGTACCTGCTGATCCTCGGCGACCAGCTGCCCGAGGACGGCCCTGGGCCCCACACCGCGTGCCTGCCGGACGGCGGCCCGAGCAGCTGCTTCTATGCGACCTGGAAGGTGAGCGCCTCCAGAGGCGAGACCGTCTACCTCATCTCCCAGAGCGACCAGGTGCTCGCCCAGTTCGAGTATCCGATGGAGGCAGCAGCCGATGGGCAGACGTGGGGCAGGCTGCCCGACCTGACCGGCGAGGGCGCCGTCACGGCGCCGACCCCCGGGGCGGAGAACGCGGCGCCCTAG
- a CDS encoding ClpX C4-type zinc finger protein has translation MSGTWIDLSDREAASDDVAEARSQCSFCRRGVAVLERLIAAADVSICSACVHECARRLRRHNVLGWRPWWRFWEDGEPSKTRTGLSYRDPHLACAFCKRSLVDVPALLGVGRINICSACVRLCMEILREEPR, from the coding sequence ATGTCGGGCACCTGGATTGACCTGTCGGACAGAGAGGCAGCCAGCGACGACGTCGCTGAGGCGCGTTCTCAGTGTTCTTTCTGTCGACGCGGGGTGGCCGTCCTCGAGCGCCTCATCGCTGCCGCTGATGTCAGCATTTGCAGCGCTTGCGTTCACGAATGTGCCCGCCGTCTTCGCCGCCATAATGTCCTCGGATGGCGCCCCTGGTGGCGATTCTGGGAGGACGGCGAGCCGAGCAAGACGCGGACAGGGCTCAGCTATCGGGACCCGCATCTTGCGTGCGCGTTCTGCAAGCGTTCGCTGGTCGATGTGCCCGCGCTGTTAGGGGTCGGCCGGATCAACATCTGCAGTGCCTGCGTGCGTCTCTGCATGGAGATCCTTCGCGAGGAACCTCGGTGA
- a CDS encoding ABC transporter substrate-binding protein gives MQKQLQLSGDLDRLPFRVDWQNISGGPQTVEAFRAGVLDAGAVGDTPPIHATFTGLDVKIVTVQVREKPIYELATAPGARVASTDDLRGKKIAYSPGQAQGALVLRALKKAGLSQKDVTLVQLASTEFKEALTSRQVDVAPLSGVTLLRYLNEYRAEGASSITHGVRDNLGFLYVRAEALKDAHKAAALVDYARWRAKAQLWAYAHPEAWIEAYYVKDQGLSAREGRFLIEAAGKPQYPGDWSEAIALTQETADLLAEASGQKRFEARTIFDLRFQTIGAEVAGAAEGAGPTDRPATADRSTP, from the coding sequence GTGCAGAAGCAACTCCAGCTCTCCGGCGACCTCGACAGGCTGCCGTTCCGCGTCGACTGGCAGAACATCAGCGGAGGACCGCAGACCGTCGAGGCGTTCCGCGCCGGCGTGCTCGACGCGGGCGCGGTCGGCGATACGCCGCCCATCCACGCCACGTTCACCGGGCTCGACGTGAAGATCGTCACCGTGCAGGTCAGGGAGAAGCCCATCTACGAGCTGGCCACCGCGCCGGGCGCGCGGGTCGCGTCCACTGACGATCTCCGCGGCAAGAAGATCGCCTATTCGCCGGGGCAGGCCCAGGGCGCGCTCGTGCTGCGCGCGCTGAAGAAGGCCGGGCTGTCGCAGAAGGACGTCACGCTCGTCCAGCTCGCGAGCACAGAGTTCAAGGAGGCGCTCACCAGCCGCCAGGTCGACGTCGCGCCGCTGTCCGGCGTCACCCTGCTGCGTTATCTCAACGAGTACCGCGCCGAGGGCGCCTCGTCGATCACGCACGGCGTCCGCGACAACCTCGGCTTCCTTTACGTGCGCGCCGAGGCGCTCAAGGACGCTCACAAGGCGGCCGCGCTGGTCGACTACGCCAGGTGGCGGGCCAAGGCCCAGCTCTGGGCCTATGCGCACCCGGAGGCGTGGATCGAGGCGTACTACGTCAAGGACCAGGGCCTCTCGGCCAGGGAAGGGCGCTTCCTCATCGAGGCCGCCGGCAAGCCGCAGTACCCGGGCGACTGGTCCGAGGCGATCGCGCTGACGCAGGAGACCGCCGACCTGCTCGCCGAGGCCTCCGGCCAGAAGCGGTTCGAGGCCAGGACGATCTTCGACCTCCGATTCCAGACGATCGGAGCGGAGGTGGCCGGCGCCGCCGAGGGCGCCGGACCGACGGACAGGCCGGCGACGGCCGACAGGAGCACTCCATGA
- a CDS encoding M20 family metallopeptidase → MLTKLNEREAVASCERCWEHEIVPALHDYIRIPNKSPAFDPAWRENGHMDRAASLIAAWCEAQPIPGLTVEVVRIGNRTPVILMEVPGTRDDTVLLYGHLDKQPEMTGWREGLGPWEPVREGDKLYGRGGADDGYSAFASLAALRLLHEQGIPHARCVVLIEGCEESGSPDLPAYIDALAGRIGKPSLVVCLDSGCGNYDQLWTTTSLRGLLQGTLDVNILREGVHSGVGSGVVPSSFRILRQLLSRIEDERTGRVLVDALHVQIPEERAAQARAAADVLGASVVSELPWVKGARPVTGDTAELLLNRTWRPALSVTGADGLPPIASAGNVLRPFTKAKLSMRLPPRLDPRKAATALKEALEKDPPYGAEVRFHVSEPSAGWDAPATAPWLEAAVRKASKTFFDRPAMGLGEGGTIPFMAMLGEKFPEAQFLITGVLGPQSNAHGPNEFLHLGMGKKLTCCVASVIADHAARAR, encoded by the coding sequence ATGCTGACGAAGCTCAACGAGCGTGAAGCCGTCGCGTCCTGCGAGCGCTGCTGGGAGCACGAGATCGTCCCCGCGCTGCACGACTACATCCGCATCCCCAACAAGTCGCCCGCCTTCGACCCCGCCTGGCGCGAGAACGGCCACATGGACAGGGCGGCGTCGCTCATCGCGGCCTGGTGCGAGGCGCAGCCGATCCCCGGGCTCACCGTGGAGGTGGTGCGCATCGGGAACCGCACGCCGGTGATCCTGATGGAGGTGCCGGGCACGCGCGACGACACGGTGCTCCTCTACGGGCACCTCGACAAGCAGCCCGAGATGACGGGGTGGCGCGAGGGGCTCGGCCCCTGGGAGCCTGTGCGCGAGGGCGACAAGCTCTACGGCCGCGGCGGCGCCGACGACGGCTACTCGGCCTTCGCGTCGCTCGCGGCGCTGCGCCTGCTGCACGAGCAGGGGATCCCGCACGCGCGCTGCGTGGTGCTCATCGAGGGCTGCGAGGAGAGCGGCAGCCCGGACCTGCCGGCCTACATCGACGCGCTCGCGGGGCGCATCGGCAAGCCGAGCCTCGTCGTGTGCCTCGACTCCGGCTGCGGCAACTACGACCAGCTCTGGACCACGACGTCGCTCCGCGGGCTGCTCCAGGGCACGCTCGACGTGAACATCCTGCGCGAGGGCGTCCACTCGGGCGTGGGCAGCGGCGTGGTGCCCTCCAGCTTCCGGATCCTGCGGCAGCTCCTGTCGCGCATCGAGGACGAGCGGACCGGGCGCGTCCTCGTGGACGCGCTGCACGTGCAGATCCCGGAGGAGCGCGCGGCGCAGGCGCGGGCCGCGGCCGATGTGCTGGGCGCGTCGGTCGTGAGCGAGCTGCCGTGGGTGAAGGGCGCGCGCCCGGTGACCGGCGACACGGCGGAGCTCCTCCTGAACCGCACCTGGCGCCCCGCGCTCTCCGTGACGGGCGCCGACGGCCTGCCGCCCATCGCCAGCGCGGGCAACGTGCTGCGCCCGTTCACGAAGGCGAAGCTCTCGATGCGCCTCCCGCCGCGCCTCGACCCGAGGAAGGCGGCGACGGCCCTGAAGGAGGCGCTGGAGAAGGACCCGCCGTACGGCGCGGAGGTCCGGTTCCACGTGAGCGAGCCATCGGCCGGATGGGACGCGCCGGCGACGGCGCCCTGGCTCGAAGCGGCGGTGCGCAAGGCGTCGAAGACGTTCTTCGACCGGCCGGCGATGGGGCTCGGCGAGGGCGGGACGATCCCGTTCATGGCGATGCTCGGAGAGAAGTTCCCGGAGGCGCAGTTCCTGATCACCGGCGTGCTCGGGCCGCAATCGAACGCGCACGGCCCGAACGAGTTCCTGCACCTCGGCATGGGGAAGAAGCTGACCTGCTGCGTGGCGAGCGTGATCGCGGACCACGCGGCACGCGCGCGCTGA
- a CDS encoding dioxygenase family protein: MSDTQHKAREGRMPALFLAHGSPFLLDDRAWVAELAAWAQAVPRPTAILMISAHWVDAPVTLGATETVPLVYDFYNFPEKYYRVEYPAPGAPALARRVRELLGPLGPVAEAPRRGLDHGAYVPLVCMYPGADVPVLQISLPTLSPAPLLEMGRALAPLRDEGVLIVGSGFLTHNLRAADWRGDAVAQPWATEFDAWCAEVLSRRDVGALVEYRARAPGVRMALPTHEHFVPVVAAMGASIDVSEPVQFPITGLTYGSFTRRSVQFG, from the coding sequence ATGTCCGACACCCAGCACAAGGCGCGCGAGGGGCGCATGCCGGCCCTGTTCCTCGCGCACGGCTCTCCCTTCCTGCTCGACGATCGCGCGTGGGTCGCCGAGCTCGCCGCCTGGGCGCAGGCGGTGCCGCGCCCCACGGCGATCCTCATGATCTCGGCCCACTGGGTGGACGCGCCGGTCACGCTCGGCGCCACCGAGACCGTGCCCCTCGTCTACGACTTCTACAACTTCCCCGAGAAGTACTATCGGGTGGAGTACCCCGCGCCCGGCGCCCCCGCGCTCGCGCGGCGCGTCCGCGAGCTGCTCGGCCCGCTGGGGCCGGTCGCCGAGGCTCCTCGCCGCGGGCTCGATCACGGCGCCTATGTGCCGCTCGTCTGCATGTACCCGGGCGCGGATGTCCCGGTGCTCCAGATCTCTTTGCCGACGCTCTCTCCAGCTCCGCTCCTCGAGATGGGGAGAGCGCTCGCCCCGCTCCGCGACGAGGGGGTGTTGATCGTCGGCAGCGGTTTCTTGACCCATAACCTCCGCGCGGCAGACTGGCGCGGAGATGCGGTCGCGCAGCCCTGGGCCACGGAGTTCGACGCATGGTGCGCCGAGGTCCTCTCGCGCCGCGACGTGGGCGCGCTCGTCGAGTACCGCGCCCGCGCGCCGGGAGTGCGGATGGCGCTCCCGACCCACGAGCATTTCGTGCCGGTCGTCGCCGCCATGGGGGCGTCGATCGACGTGAGCGAGCCTGTGCAGTTCCCCATCACGGGGCTCACCTATGGCTCGTTCACGAGACGTTCTGTGCAGTTTGGCTGA
- a CDS encoding LysR family transcriptional regulator, with the protein MTDLRAFCLVVDLGSITAAAKTLGETKGSVSRRITRLEHALGVELLRRSPRLVQATEDGVAYRMRVGRALELLEDANVAVQQARSRPRGHLRVTAPFDLGLSILAPLSAGFAERFPEISLELLLTEALLDFDAHQVDVALRATSSLPDSSLIAHKLQHIEVGLFAAPSYLRKHGAVRRPEDLAGHRLLLAQTARGHATIALSARDGRDRAELRVRAAISASDFSFCREVALAGGGIALVPAINVRGDLDAKRLVPVLKDYAIHGAASLYLVHPGTRFLPSKIRAFRDYLLDAFGVQGRREAAAAR; encoded by the coding sequence GTGACCGATTTGCGGGCCTTCTGCCTGGTGGTCGACCTCGGATCGATCACGGCGGCCGCGAAGACGCTGGGCGAGACGAAGGGCAGCGTCAGCCGCCGCATCACGCGCCTGGAGCACGCGCTCGGGGTGGAGCTGCTCCGCCGCAGCCCGCGGCTCGTGCAGGCGACCGAGGACGGCGTGGCCTACCGGATGCGCGTCGGGCGGGCGCTCGAGCTGCTGGAGGACGCGAACGTGGCGGTGCAGCAGGCGCGCTCGAGGCCGCGCGGGCACCTGCGGGTGACGGCGCCGTTCGATCTCGGGCTGAGCATCCTGGCGCCGCTCTCGGCCGGCTTCGCGGAGCGCTTCCCCGAGATCTCGCTGGAGCTGCTGCTCACCGAGGCGCTGCTCGACTTCGACGCCCACCAGGTCGACGTGGCCCTGCGCGCGACCTCGAGCCTCCCGGACTCGTCGCTCATCGCCCACAAGCTGCAGCACATCGAGGTCGGCCTGTTCGCGGCGCCGTCCTACCTCCGCAAGCACGGGGCGGTGCGCCGGCCCGAGGACCTCGCGGGGCACCGGCTGCTGCTCGCCCAGACCGCGCGCGGGCACGCGACGATCGCGCTCTCGGCGCGCGACGGCCGCGATCGCGCGGAGCTGCGGGTGCGCGCGGCGATCTCGGCCTCCGATTTCTCCTTCTGCCGCGAGGTCGCGCTGGCCGGGGGCGGGATCGCGCTGGTCCCCGCGATCAACGTGCGGGGCGACCTCGACGCGAAGCGGCTCGTGCCGGTGCTCAAGGACTACGCGATCCACGGCGCCGCCTCCCTGTACCTCGTTCACCCGGGGACGCGCTTCCTGCCGTCCAAGATCCGCGCCTTCCGCGACTACCTGCTCGACGCGTTCGGCGTCCAGGGGCGGCGCGAGGCCGCCGCCGCGCGGTAG
- a CDS encoding alpha/beta hydrolase family protein: protein MLHSDVSRHALCLLAAFSALTLLAGCADDEALPPHEGEPACTGWGDEAPADGVLELPRPTGPHPVGTQIRALTDSARGEEATEDPDDRRELVVQLFYPADPCGAGQLAPYLSPEEGDSRRTTGGLPIEDGFEASIVTHARVGVPLAEDGAPHPVLLFSHGFGMLRADYTSLLEDLASHGFVVAAISHTYDTELTVFPDGRAVPFGSVVLTPAMDASEEEIEAFSQAMNEHVAVWVDDARFVLDELTAAAQDDPGGLLTGRLDLERVGVLGHSYGGAMAAEACARDDRFDAGLDIDGSLFGPQNGAGGRSLAQPFFIMLAADHPDDASIDETYGALNGQAYRARVEDTAHLTFSDLPLVVEHFLGESVLPELLGTLEPARAVEITNAYTRAFVQAHVRGDAAPLLDGSSPEYPEVTFEKRP, encoded by the coding sequence ATGCTCCACAGCGACGTCTCTCGACACGCCCTCTGCCTGCTCGCAGCCTTCTCCGCCCTCACGCTCCTCGCCGGCTGCGCCGATGACGAGGCCTTGCCGCCGCACGAAGGCGAGCCGGCCTGCACCGGCTGGGGCGACGAGGCGCCCGCCGACGGCGTCCTCGAGCTGCCCCGCCCGACCGGCCCGCACCCGGTCGGCACGCAGATCCGCGCCCTCACCGACAGCGCGCGTGGAGAAGAGGCGACGGAGGATCCCGACGACCGCCGCGAGCTCGTGGTGCAGCTCTTTTACCCGGCCGATCCTTGCGGCGCAGGGCAGCTCGCGCCGTACCTGTCGCCGGAGGAGGGCGACAGCCGCCGTACGACCGGCGGCCTCCCGATCGAGGACGGCTTCGAGGCGAGCATCGTCACGCACGCGCGCGTGGGCGTGCCGCTCGCCGAAGACGGCGCGCCCCACCCGGTGCTCCTCTTCTCGCACGGGTTCGGGATGCTCCGCGCCGACTACACGAGCCTCCTCGAGGACCTGGCGAGCCACGGCTTCGTGGTGGCCGCCATCAGCCACACCTACGACACCGAGCTCACGGTGTTCCCCGACGGCCGCGCGGTGCCCTTCGGCTCGGTCGTCCTGACGCCGGCGATGGACGCGTCGGAGGAGGAGATCGAGGCCTTTTCTCAGGCGATGAACGAGCACGTCGCTGTCTGGGTCGACGACGCGCGCTTCGTGCTCGACGAGCTCACGGCCGCCGCGCAGGACGACCCCGGCGGCCTGCTCACGGGCCGGCTCGACCTCGAGCGGGTCGGCGTGCTCGGCCACTCCTACGGCGGCGCGATGGCCGCCGAGGCGTGCGCCCGCGACGACCGCTTCGACGCCGGCCTCGACATCGACGGCAGCCTCTTCGGGCCGCAGAACGGCGCCGGCGGCAGGAGCCTCGCGCAGCCCTTCTTCATCATGCTCGCGGCGGACCACCCCGACGATGCGAGCATCGACGAGACCTACGGCGCGCTGAACGGGCAGGCCTACCGGGCGCGGGTCGAAGACACCGCCCACCTCACGTTCTCGGACCTGCCGCTCGTCGTCGAGCACTTCCTCGGCGAGAGCGTACTCCCGGAGCTGCTCGGCACGCTCGAGCCGGCCCGCGCGGTCGAGATCACGAACGCGTACACGCGCGCCTTCGTCCAGGCGCACGTGCGCGGCGACGCGGCCCCGCTGCTCGACGGCTCGTCGCCGGAGTACCCGGAGGTGACCTTCGAGAAGCGGCCCTGA
- a CDS encoding YceI family protein encodes MFTARFARIALPAALLLSLAGCEDPTKDKPKATISTAVPAQTQAAAAPSGPAETLPIDAAASTIGFVGSKVTGKHEGKFEKVSGSITLAGGKAAGGKLTIEADASSVKTDAEKLDGHLKSPDFFDVEKYPKATFTSTEIKAGGENGATHTVTGELDLHGVKKTITFPATITEGADAVSGSAEFVINRKDFGIVYPGKQDDLIRDDVLLKLSLKAPRKQG; translated from the coding sequence ATGTTCACCGCTCGTTTCGCTCGCATCGCCCTCCCCGCCGCGCTCTTGCTCTCGCTCGCGGGGTGCGAAGATCCGACCAAGGACAAGCCCAAGGCGACCATCTCGACCGCCGTGCCCGCGCAGACCCAGGCCGCCGCCGCGCCCTCGGGCCCCGCCGAGACGCTGCCCATCGACGCGGCCGCCTCGACCATCGGCTTCGTCGGCTCGAAGGTCACGGGCAAACACGAGGGCAAATTCGAGAAGGTCTCGGGCTCGATCACGCTCGCCGGCGGCAAGGCCGCGGGCGGCAAGCTCACCATCGAGGCCGACGCGTCGTCGGTGAAGACCGACGCCGAGAAGCTCGACGGCCACCTCAAGTCGCCGGACTTCTTCGACGTCGAGAAGTACCCGAAGGCCACGTTCACCTCGACCGAGATCAAGGCCGGCGGCGAGAACGGCGCGACGCATACCGTCACCGGCGAGCTCGATCTGCACGGCGTGAAGAAGACCATCACCTTCCCGGCGACCATCACCGAGGGCGCCGACGCCGTCTCGGGCAGCGCCGAGTTCGTGATCAACCGCAAGGATTTCGGCATCGTCTATCCGGGCAAGCAGGACGATCTGATCCGCGACGACGTGCTGCTGAAGCTCTCGCTCAAGGCGCCCCGCAAGCAGGGCTGA
- a CDS encoding protein phosphatase 2C domain-containing protein gives MRFWSRRVAGSANEDRLELSCRGDRWTVAIADGAGGLSGGAAAARSATSAMVALGAEMELDADGWCERLSQLDRELEAEPRCGETTLVVVQVSRGELWGASVGDSGALLVTPDGPIELTAAQSRKPLAGSGACRPAIIPRQPLSGRLLVATDGLLKYTSLATTNALARTGDVKSAVEALIQAAALPSGNLQDDVAVVLGERVG, from the coding sequence ATGCGCTTCTGGTCACGCCGTGTGGCAGGTAGCGCGAACGAGGATCGCCTCGAGCTGAGCTGCCGTGGCGATCGGTGGACCGTGGCCATCGCCGACGGGGCGGGTGGGCTCTCGGGCGGCGCGGCCGCCGCCCGCTCGGCGACGAGCGCAATGGTGGCGCTCGGCGCCGAGATGGAGCTCGACGCGGACGGCTGGTGCGAGCGCCTCAGCCAGCTCGACCGTGAGCTGGAAGCGGAGCCCAGATGTGGCGAGACGACCCTCGTTGTGGTCCAGGTGAGCCGAGGCGAGCTCTGGGGCGCCAGCGTGGGGGACTCCGGCGCGCTCCTCGTCACGCCCGACGGACCGATCGAGCTGACGGCGGCGCAGAGCCGCAAGCCGCTGGCCGGCAGCGGCGCGTGCAGGCCCGCGATCATTCCCCGCCAACCGCTCTCGGGACGCCTCCTGGTCGCCACCGATGGCCTGCTGAAGTACACTTCGCTGGCGACCACCAACGCTCTTGCGCGCACAGGTGACGTGAAATCGGCGGTCGAGGCGTTGATCCAGGCGGCGGCTCTTCCATCCGGCAACCTGCAGGACGATGTCGCGGTGGTGCTCGGCGAGCGCGTCGGCTGA
- a CDS encoding thaumatin family protein, with protein MSHHGKTAAALLAIALLDAGCGSPEQDTSSGATGGGATSVSSASSATGGASSSEASSASTGQPPSNPGEIDCRTPGDGKSTLAFVNKCDQPLQFQGSLIEGGELGPGQFACRDVGTSEEPLSSLRYWAYAGSDPGGGRHTLAEMTLNTDFNDFDWYNISHVDAHNLPLAIVPVGLPDCRTLSCPASLLAGCPEVGRYKDASGATISCVSPDRDDPTSPVAMYFEEQCKDAYSWSGDDQESMAACAGEDYDIVFCP; from the coding sequence ATGTCGCACCATGGGAAGACCGCGGCCGCACTGCTCGCCATTGCGCTGCTGGATGCCGGCTGCGGGTCCCCCGAGCAGGACACATCCTCCGGCGCGACGGGCGGCGGCGCCACCTCGGTCAGCTCCGCGTCCAGCGCGACCGGCGGAGCCTCATCGAGCGAAGCCAGCAGCGCGTCGACAGGCCAGCCGCCCAGCAATCCGGGCGAGATCGACTGCCGCACCCCCGGGGATGGGAAGTCCACCCTGGCCTTCGTCAACAAGTGCGACCAGCCGCTCCAGTTCCAGGGGAGCCTCATCGAGGGCGGGGAGCTCGGGCCCGGGCAGTTCGCTTGCCGCGACGTGGGCACCAGCGAGGAGCCGCTGTCGTCCCTGCGTTACTGGGCGTATGCCGGGTCGGACCCCGGCGGCGGCCGACACACGCTGGCCGAGATGACCCTCAACACCGATTTCAACGACTTCGATTGGTACAACATCAGCCACGTGGACGCGCACAACCTCCCCCTGGCGATCGTGCCCGTAGGCCTGCCGGACTGCCGGACGCTGTCGTGCCCGGCGAGCCTCCTCGCGGGGTGCCCGGAGGTGGGTCGCTACAAGGACGCGAGCGGCGCGACGATCTCCTGCGTGAGCCCTGACCGGGACGATCCCACGAGCCCCGTGGCCATGTACTTCGAAGAGCAATGCAAGGACGCGTATTCGTGGTCGGGCGATGATCAGGAGTCGATGGCCGCCTGCGCCGGGGAAGACTACGACATCGTGTTTTGCCCCTGA
- a CDS encoding ABC transporter permease has product MTTALPTSAASPRLASFPDLTATADLSAPPSGAPIGRRLSGRRLRRRLGPGRRIPYGLALGPALLLALWTVASATGALDARVLSAPWTVVTTAHELIADGRLQANLLTSAQRAFLGLALGAGLGTVLALLAGLTRVGEALVDGPVQIKRAIPTLALIPLLILWFGIGEQMKVLTIALGVVIPVYVHTHAALRTIDARYVELAETVRLTRWQFIRKVALPGALPGFLMGLRLAVTGAWLALVVVEQINATSGIGYMMSLARSYGQTEIILLGLVVYGLFGLASDSAVRLIERKALSWRRILAG; this is encoded by the coding sequence ATGACGACCGCACTGCCCACGAGCGCCGCCTCGCCGCGCCTCGCCAGCTTCCCGGATCTCACCGCGACCGCGGATCTCTCCGCGCCGCCGTCCGGCGCGCCGATCGGCCGCCGCCTGTCCGGTCGCCGCTTGCGGCGCCGCCTGGGCCCGGGGCGGCGCATCCCGTACGGCCTCGCGCTCGGCCCGGCGTTGCTGCTCGCGCTCTGGACCGTCGCCTCGGCGACGGGCGCGCTCGACGCGCGCGTGCTCTCCGCGCCGTGGACCGTGGTGACCACGGCCCACGAGCTGATCGCCGACGGGCGGCTCCAGGCCAACCTGCTCACGTCGGCGCAGCGGGCTTTCCTGGGGCTCGCGCTCGGGGCTGGCCTGGGCACGGTGCTGGCGCTCCTCGCCGGGCTGACGCGCGTCGGCGAGGCGCTGGTCGACGGGCCCGTGCAGATCAAGCGCGCGATCCCGACGCTGGCGCTCATCCCGCTGCTGATCCTCTGGTTCGGCATCGGCGAGCAGATGAAGGTGCTCACCATCGCCCTCGGCGTCGTCATCCCGGTCTACGTCCACACCCACGCGGCGCTGCGCACCATCGACGCGCGCTACGTGGAGCTGGCCGAGACGGTCCGCCTGACGAGGTGGCAGTTCATCCGGAAGGTGGCGTTGCCGGGGGCGCTGCCGGGCTTCCTGATGGGCCTCCGGCTGGCGGTGACCGGCGCGTGGCTGGCGCTCGTCGTCGTCGAGCAGATCAACGCCACGAGCGGCATCGGCTACATGATGTCGCTGGCGCGCTCGTACGGGCAGACGGAGATCATCCTCCTCGGCCTCGTCGTGTACGGGCTGTTCGGCCTGGCCTCCGACTCGGCCGTGCGGCTCATCGAGCGAAAGGCCCTGTCATGGCGCCGCATCCTGGCCGGCTGA